One part of the Raphanus sativus cultivar WK10039 chromosome 7, ASM80110v3, whole genome shotgun sequence genome encodes these proteins:
- the LOC108814296 gene encoding uncharacterized protein LOC108814296, translated as MEDYGSQRPYGGMQIQPYNGNGDFRSYSASYGTATENNMYDVKKGKSIGRSKSLGIITDPELQRKKRVASYKMYSVEGKVKGSFRKSFRWLKHKYTQVVYGWW; from the coding sequence ATGGAAGATTACGGCAGTCAACGACCGTACGGAGGGATGCAGATCCAGCCTTACAACGGTAACGGTGATTTCAGGAGCTACAGCGCTTCTTACGGGACGGCGACGGAGAACAACATGTACGATGTGAAGAAGGGAAAATCAATAGGGAGGTCGAAGTCGTTGGGGATAATAACGGACCCGGAGCTGCAGCGGAAGAAAAGAGTGGCGAGTTACAAGATGTATAGTGTTGAAGGCAAAGTCAAAGGCTCTTTTCGAAAAAGCTTCAGATGGCTTAAGCATAAGTACACACAGGTCGTCTATGGCTGGTGGtga